One Bombus pyrosoma isolate SC7728 linkage group LG7, ASM1482585v1, whole genome shotgun sequence genomic window carries:
- the LOC122569494 gene encoding AFG3-like protein 2 — MAHQLLYSTSKLERFVLNSVYKNANIFQLRRYLSSIRNSNETSTLEHLRNQWRLLCNEPPKGFEKFFKPKKDSGKTTEKITEKAKQGQSKEASQSQSSRAESQKSSMHSASSDKRTFSWEFKWNGGNKSFGDKKNEKLLLLGVALMGLFYLYLQQLSNQATEITWKEFVTKYLDKGVVDKVEVINKQWVRVKLLPGNFVNGQDTLWFNIGSVETFERNLENAQIELNIEPQNYILVQYKDELELYHVLKVLPQVLMYGAIFYVFRKSAESLGKGRKGGLFGALMESTAKMVNSKDIGVRFKDVAGCEEAKIEIMEFVNFLKNPQQYIELGAKIPKGAMLTGPPGTGKTLLAKATAGEANVPFISVSGSEFLEMFVGVGPSRVRDMFALARKHAPCILFIDEIDAVGRKRGGRNFGGHSEQENTLNQLLVEMDGFNTTTNVVVLAATNRIDILDKALLRPGRFDRQIFVPAPDIKGRASIFKVHLKPLKITMDKDQLARKMASLTPGFTGADIANVCNEAALIAARDLSDNIYLKHFEQAIERVIAGMEKKTNVLQPEEKKTVAYHEAGHAVAGWFLRYADPLLKVSIIPRGKGLGYAQYLPHEQYLYTKEQLFDRMCMALGGRVSEEIFFGRITTGAQDDLQKVTANAYAQVIQYGMNEKVGNVSFQMPQQGEMTFDKPYSEHTAQLIDTEVRELIERAHTHTRDLLIKHKENVSKVAERLLKQEILSRDDMIELLGPRPFPEKSTYEQFVEGTGSFEEDTSLPKGLQEWNKSKDEKKGESTDTPPQPVSGMSSQNQPQQRL, encoded by the exons ATGGCCCATCAGCTATTATATTCGACAAGTAAATTAGAAAGATTTGTTCTGAACTCCGTTTACAAAAATGCCAATATATTTCAG TTAAGAAGATATTTATCATCGATAAGAAATAGCAACGAAACAAGTACATTGGAACATTTACGAAATCAATGGAGATTACTATGCAATGAGCCACCAAAaggatttgaaaaattttttaaaccaa AAAAAGATTCTGGTAAAACGACTGAAAAGATTACTGAGAAAGCTAAACAAGGACAATCCAAGGAAGCTTCTCAATCGCAATCATCTAGAGCAGAATCTCAAAAATCTAGTATGCATTCTGCGAGTAGTGATAAACGTACATTTTCATGGGAGTTTAAATGGAATGGAGGCAATAAATCATTTGGagataaaaagaacgaaaaattacTTCTTCTTGGTGTTGCATTAATGGGATTGTTTTACTTGTACTTGCAACAATTATCGAATCAAGCTACAGAAATTACATGGAAAGAATTTGTAACAAA atatttagatAAAGGAGTAGTGGATAAAGTGGAAGTTATCAATAAACAGTGGGTCCGTGTCAAATTATTACCTGGGAATTTTGTGAATGGACAA GATACTTTATGGTTCAACATTGGTAGTGTTGAaacttttgaaagaaatttggaGAATGcacaaattgaattaaatatagagccacaaaattatatattagtacAGTACAAGGATGAGCTAGAATTATATCATGTTTTAAAAGTTTTACCACAGGTGCTTATGTATG gagccatattttatgtattccGTAAATCAGCAGAATCACTTGGTAAGGGAAGGAAAGGTGGCCTTTTTGGAGCGTTAATGGAATCAACTGCAAAAATGGTTAATTCCAAAGATATTGGTGTAAGATTTAA gGATGTTGCTGGGTGTGAAGAAGCTAAGATTGAAATTATGgagtttgtaaattttttaaaaaatccacAACAATATATAGAGCTTGGTGCTAAGATACCTAAGGGTGCAATGCTGACGG gtCCACCGGGTActggtaaaacgttattagCTAAAGCTACAGCTGGTGAAGCAAATGTACCTTTTATTAGTGTATCAGGTTCTGAGTTTTTGGAAATGTTTGTTGGTGTTGGTCCATCAAGAGTTCGAGATATGTTTGCATTGGCACGGAAACATGCTccgtgtatattatttattgatgaGATCGATGCCGTTGGAAGAAAAAGGGGAGGCCGAAACTTTGGCGGTCATTCGGAACAAGAAAATACACTTAATCAACTTCTAGTTGAAATGGATG gTTTCAATACAACTACTAATGTAGTTGTATTAGCGGCAACTAATAGAATAGATATTTTAGATAAAGCTTTGTTGCGACCTGGAAGGTTTGATAGACAAATTTTCGTTCCTGCTCCAGACATTAAAGGTCGAGCTTCTATCTTTAAAGTACACTTGAAACCTTTAAAAATCACAATGGATAAAGACCAATTAGCCAGAAAAATGGCTTCCTTAACGCCTGGTTTTACAG GAGCTGATATTGCTAATGTTTGTAACGAAGCGGCTTTAATAGCAGCCAGAGACTTGAGcgataatatttacttaaaacattttgaacagGCCATTGAAAGAGTTATTGCAGGCATGGAAAAAAAGACGAATGTCTTGCAAcctgaagaaaaaaagacggTTGCCTATCATGAAGCAGGCCATGCAGTAGCAGGCTGGTTTTTGAGATATGCGGATCCATTATTGAAG GTCTCCATAATTCCTCGAGGAAAAGGTTTAGGTTATGCACAATATTTACCTCATGAACaatatctttatacaaaaGAACAATTGTTTGACAGAATGTGTATGGCACTTGGAGGCCGAGTGtcggaagaaatattttttggtcGTATTACAACAGGAGCGCAAGATGACCTACAAAAA gTAACTGCAAATGCATATGCTCAAGTCATTCAGTATGGTATGAACGAAAAAGTTGGTAATGTGAGTTTTCAAATGCCACAGCAAGGCGAAATGACTTTCGATAAACCATATTCTGAACACACTGCACAGCTTATCGATACTGAAGTACGTGAATTAATTGAACGAGCCCATACTCACACACGTGATTTACTTATAAAACATAAGGAGAATGTATCtaag GTGGCCGAACGTTTGTTAAAGCAAGAAATTTTAAGTAGAGACGATATGATAGAGTTACTAGGTCCTAGGCCCTTCCCTGAAAAGTCAACTTACGAACAGTTTGTGGAAGGTACGGGATCGTTCGAAGAGGACACCAGTTTACCTAAAGGTTTACAGGAATGGAATAAATCGAAGGATGAGAAAAAGGGTGAAAGTACAGATACCCCACCGCAACCAGTTTCAGGAATGAGTTCTCAAAATCAACCGCAACAGCGATTATAA
- the LOC122569498 gene encoding uncharacterized protein LOC122569498 isoform X2: MIRIIETEKGNETETEILSQVNEDHPTIILSDISAQDIKSIIEFTYHGEVRVPVENISTLLDAARSLKICGLIEIDGLEETDSVVSNKDFNDNNEEPMTVISEAEENVINALQHSYEDLEDQQKDEVVENSTSNKKKKRRRDTTKRDYSEDMLTAAINDLKAGQTLIEASTKHNIPRSTLYMRAKALGIHLNASRNEYPAECMKAAINAVIGGSSLQHASELFSIPKTVLWRRIQKEGYQILRSEMKRSYGSDKREAAVKALERGENLTKVALEFKIPKTTLFRDKARLVDEGKLPLSFWKKRKTENEELKKSRLEEAVAACKGGKMSQAAASMTYHIPKTTIWRRLQQDGKKSERSLSSRKQRIADSKHNTETKVQEGSDFTYCEVSSEIPITYIDENSIPEDSVIILTAEDMDGLNLEEGRQIIVNSESGQEYVPCAISIEENSNYSQTES; encoded by the exons ATGATACGAATTATTGAAactgaaaaaggaaacgaaactGAAACG gaaatattgAGTCAAGTAAATGAAGATCATccaacaataatattaagcGATATATCTGCTCAAGatataaaatctattataGAATTTACTTACCATGGAGAAGTGAGAGTACCAGTTGAAAATATTAGTACCTTATTAGATGCGGCACGTTCACTAAAAATCTGTGGCCTTATTGAA ATTGATGGACTTGAAGAAACTGACTCAGTTGTGAGCAATAAGgattttaatgataataatgaagAGCCAATGACTGTAATTAGCGAGGCtgaagaaaatgttattaatgcGTTGCAACATAGTTATGAAGATTTGGAAGATCAACAAAAAGATGAGGTTGTTGAAAATTCCacttcgaataaaaaaaagaaacgtaggCGCGATACAACAAAAAGAGATTATAGCGAAGATATGTTGACGGCGGcaattaatgatttaaaagCAGGGCAGACATTAATAGAAGCTTCTACTAAACATAATATACCACGTTCAACTTTGTACATGCGTGCTAAAGCATTAGGTATACATTTAAACGCATCAAGAAACGAATATCCGGCAGAGTGTATGAAAGCTGCTATAAATGCGGTAATTG GTGGATCAAGCCTACAGCATGCATCAGAACTTTTTAGTATACCAAAGACTGTATTATGGAGGAGGATTCAGAAAGAAGGATATCAAATACTACGTTCGGAAATGAAGAGGTCTTATGGATCAGATAAACGGGAAGCTGCAGTTAAGGCTttagaaagaggagagaatTTAACGAAAGTAGCACTTGAAttcaaa ATTCCAAAAACTACTTTATTTAGAGATAAAGCGCGATTGGTAGATGAAGGAAAATTGCCATTATCATTTTGGAAGAAACGTAAGacggaaaatgaagaattgaaaaaatctCGTTTGGAAGAAGCTGTTGCTGCATGTAAAGGAGGGAAAATGTCGCAAGCAGCAGCATCAATGACTTACCATATTCCAAAAACAACGATATGGAGACGTCTCCAACAAGATGGTAAAAAGTCAGAGCGCTCGTTAAGTTCAAGGAAACAAAGAATAGCGGATTCTAAACATAATACAGAAACAAAGGTACAAGAAGGATCTGATTTTACATATTGCGAG gTTTCGTCAGAAATTCCTATAACTTATATAGATGAAAATAGTATACCTGAAGATTCTGTGATAATATTAACAGCAGAAGATATGGATGGACTTAATTTAGAAGAGGGACGACAAATTATTGTTAACTCA GAATCGGGACAAGAATATGTTCCTTGTGCTATAAgcatcgaagaaaattcaaactaTTCACAAACTGAAAGTTAG
- the LOC122569498 gene encoding protein abrupt-like isoform X1, whose product MSEITNQHEINQSYWFKWNDYQNHLSDVVRQLLEEDCMVDVTLAAGGERIHAHRIVLCACSTLFREILSQVNEDHPTIILSDISAQDIKSIIEFTYHGEVRVPVENISTLLDAARSLKICGLIEIDGLEETDSVVSNKDFNDNNEEPMTVISEAEENVINALQHSYEDLEDQQKDEVVENSTSNKKKKRRRDTTKRDYSEDMLTAAINDLKAGQTLIEASTKHNIPRSTLYMRAKALGIHLNASRNEYPAECMKAAINAVIGGSSLQHASELFSIPKTVLWRRIQKEGYQILRSEMKRSYGSDKREAAVKALERGENLTKVALEFKIPKTTLFRDKARLVDEGKLPLSFWKKRKTENEELKKSRLEEAVAACKGGKMSQAAASMTYHIPKTTIWRRLQQDGKKSERSLSSRKQRIADSKHNTETKVQEGSDFTYCEVSSEIPITYIDENSIPEDSVIILTAEDMDGLNLEEGRQIIVNSESGQEYVPCAISIEENSNYSQTES is encoded by the exons ATGTCCGAAATTACTAACCAACATGAGATCAATCAGAGTTATTGGTTTAAATGGAATGATTATCAAAACCATCTCTCCGATGTAGTTAGACAACTTTTAGAGGAGGACTGTATGGTAGACGTTACCCTGGCTGCGGGCGGGGAACGTATTCATGCTCATCGTATAGTTCTCTGCGCTTGTAGCACTTTATTTCGA gaaatattgAGTCAAGTAAATGAAGATCATccaacaataatattaagcGATATATCTGCTCAAGatataaaatctattataGAATTTACTTACCATGGAGAAGTGAGAGTACCAGTTGAAAATATTAGTACCTTATTAGATGCGGCACGTTCACTAAAAATCTGTGGCCTTATTGAA ATTGATGGACTTGAAGAAACTGACTCAGTTGTGAGCAATAAGgattttaatgataataatgaagAGCCAATGACTGTAATTAGCGAGGCtgaagaaaatgttattaatgcGTTGCAACATAGTTATGAAGATTTGGAAGATCAACAAAAAGATGAGGTTGTTGAAAATTCCacttcgaataaaaaaaagaaacgtaggCGCGATACAACAAAAAGAGATTATAGCGAAGATATGTTGACGGCGGcaattaatgatttaaaagCAGGGCAGACATTAATAGAAGCTTCTACTAAACATAATATACCACGTTCAACTTTGTACATGCGTGCTAAAGCATTAGGTATACATTTAAACGCATCAAGAAACGAATATCCGGCAGAGTGTATGAAAGCTGCTATAAATGCGGTAATTG GTGGATCAAGCCTACAGCATGCATCAGAACTTTTTAGTATACCAAAGACTGTATTATGGAGGAGGATTCAGAAAGAAGGATATCAAATACTACGTTCGGAAATGAAGAGGTCTTATGGATCAGATAAACGGGAAGCTGCAGTTAAGGCTttagaaagaggagagaatTTAACGAAAGTAGCACTTGAAttcaaa ATTCCAAAAACTACTTTATTTAGAGATAAAGCGCGATTGGTAGATGAAGGAAAATTGCCATTATCATTTTGGAAGAAACGTAAGacggaaaatgaagaattgaaaaaatctCGTTTGGAAGAAGCTGTTGCTGCATGTAAAGGAGGGAAAATGTCGCAAGCAGCAGCATCAATGACTTACCATATTCCAAAAACAACGATATGGAGACGTCTCCAACAAGATGGTAAAAAGTCAGAGCGCTCGTTAAGTTCAAGGAAACAAAGAATAGCGGATTCTAAACATAATACAGAAACAAAGGTACAAGAAGGATCTGATTTTACATATTGCGAG gTTTCGTCAGAAATTCCTATAACTTATATAGATGAAAATAGTATACCTGAAGATTCTGTGATAATATTAACAGCAGAAGATATGGATGGACTTAATTTAGAAGAGGGACGACAAATTATTGTTAACTCA GAATCGGGACAAGAATATGTTCCTTGTGCTATAAgcatcgaagaaaattcaaactaTTCACAAACTGAAAGTTAG
- the LOC122569152 gene encoding eukaryotic translation initiation factor 3 subunit I — translation MKPLMLHGHERAITQIKYNREGDLLFSSSKDKKPNVWYSLNGERLGSFNGHNGSVWCIDINWDTTRFLSGSGDNSLRVWDCQTGKEIGLLHTNSSVRTCSFSYSANLAVYSTDKALGHQCEMFIIDIKNVDAVLSQADAISRIAVNGPKITAILWGALDETIITGHEDGEITLWDVRTRKKMTSVRSHKSQINDMQFNKDGTMFVTASKDNTAKLFDSESLMLLKTYKTERPVNSATISPIFDHVVLGGGQDAMDVTTTSTRQGKFDSRFFHLVFEEEFARLKGHFGPINSLAFHPNGRSFSTGGEDGYVRINTFDQSYFDFHFEY, via the exons atg aaaCCTCTAATGTTACACGGGCACGAACGTGCCATAACgcaaattaaatacaatagaGAAGGAGACTTATTATTCTCTTCTAGTAAGGATAAAAAGCCAAATGTTTGGTATTCTTTGAATGGAGAACGTCTTGGATCTTTCAATGGACACAATGGCTCTGTATGGTGTATTGACATTAATTGGGATACAACAAGATTTTTATCTGGAAGTGGTGACAATTCACTAAGGGTTTGGGATTGTCAAACTG GAAAAGAAATAGGTTTGCTTCATACAAACAGTTCAGTGAGAACATGTAGCTTTAGTTATTCAGCAAATCTTGCTGTTTACTCTACAGATAAAGCTTTAGGGCACCAATGTGAAATGTTTatcatcgatattaaaaatgttgatgCAGTATTATCGCAAGCAGATGCAATTTCTAGAATTGCTGTGAATGGTCCCAAAATCACTGCTATCTTGTGGGGTGCATTAGATGAAACAATTATTACTGGCCATGAAGATGGTGAAATCACTCTTTGGGATGTTAGA ACAAGAAAAAAGATGACAAGTGTCAGAAGTCACAAATCACAAATAAATGACATGCAATTTAACAAAGATGGCACTATGTTCGTGACTGCATCAAAAGATAATACTGCTAAACTATTTGACAGTGAAtcattaatgttattaaaaacataCAAAACAGAAAGACCTGTTAATTCTGCTACGATTTCTCCAATTTTTGATCAT GTGGTTCTTGGAGGAGGTCAAGATGCAATGGATGTCACAACAACGTCCACTCGTCAAGGAAAattcgattctcgatttttcCATTTAGTATTTGAAGAAGAATTTGCACGTTTAAAAGGGCACTTTGGTCCAATTAATTCTCTAGCATTTCACCCTAATGGGCGTAGTTTTTCAACAGGTGGAGAAGATGGTTAtgttcgtattaatacatttgATCAATCTTATTTTGACTTCCATTTTGAATACTAA